Proteins found in one Nostoc sp. NIES-3756 genomic segment:
- the hetL gene encoding heterocyst differentiation pentapeptide repeat protein HetL, with product MNVGEILKHYAAGKRNFQHIKLQEVELTNVTLTGADLSHADLRQTRLGKSDFSHTCLQAADLSEAILWGIDLSQADLYRAILREADLSGAKLVKTRLQEANLIRASLCGANLNGADLSRCLLIQADLRPSSNQRTDLGYVLLTGADLSYADLRAASLHHANLDGAKLCRANLGRTIQWGNLAADLTEASLQGADLSYANLDSAVLRKANLQGADLTGAILTNTELKGAIMPDGRVHE from the coding sequence ATGAATGTGGGCGAAATTCTTAAACATTATGCTGCTGGCAAACGCAACTTTCAACATATCAAACTGCAAGAGGTAGAGTTAACCAATGTAACTCTCACAGGTGCAGATTTGAGCCATGCTGATTTACGTCAGACACGACTTGGTAAAAGCGACTTCAGCCACACCTGTTTACAAGCAGCAGACTTAAGCGAAGCTATCCTCTGGGGAATAGATTTGAGCCAAGCAGACTTGTACCGTGCCATCCTCCGAGAAGCAGATTTATCAGGTGCAAAATTAGTTAAAACCCGATTACAAGAAGCTAATTTAATCAGAGCCAGTTTATGCGGTGCTAATTTGAATGGTGCTGATCTCTCCCGTTGCTTACTTATTCAAGCGGATTTGCGCCCCAGTTCCAACCAGCGCACAGATTTAGGATATGTTTTATTGACTGGGGCAGACTTAAGCTACGCTGACTTAAGAGCCGCTTCATTACATCACGCCAACTTAGATGGAGCAAAGCTGTGTCGGGCAAATTTGGGAAGAACAATACAGTGGGGAAATCTGGCGGCAGATTTAACTGAGGCTAGTTTGCAAGGTGCAGATTTAAGCTATGCAAATTTAGATAGCGCCGTTTTGCGAAAAGCCAATTTACAAGGAGCCGACTTAACAGGCGCAATTCTCACCAACACCGAACTGAAAGGGGCAATTATGCCTGATGGTAGAGTTCATGAGTGA
- a CDS encoding hybrid sensor histidine kinase/response regulator: protein MTFEDPVAAPVNKLVLSEEAFFFERSLDMLTVIGLDSHFKRFNPVFIKTLGHSPAELLAHPFIDFVHPDDHTATLAEMEKLKAGAPTLYFENRYRTQDGRYLWLAWTASPQLDQGVIYCVARDVTGQKQMESALRASEERWQLALRGSNDGIWDWNVQTNETFFSARWKTMLGFEEEEISNHLDEWKKRVHPEDIAQVIQVIQEHFEQKTPFYISEHRLQCKDGSYKWVLDRGQAIWNETGEVLRMVGSHTDITERRQLEAALQRANQELEQRVAERTAQLEQVNAALRESEERNQLAMEVARMFTFEWEPNTDAVKRSPQSAAILGLSAISAEHDTGTGYFQRVHPDDRDRFLAELHALTPENSTYKITYRVVRPDGQILTLEESGRALFKGSGQLTRLIGITADVTQRKLLEAELEASRATLHRQLAEIETIYQSAPIGLNVLDPELRFVRINQKLAEINGFSVEEHIGRTVRELLPDIADTADKLLRPIFVTGEALLNVEIRGETPAQPGVERIWLESFLPLKEGNRVIGINTVCEEITDRKKIEEALRESEDRLRMAIASAELGTWDWNLVTGELKWDIACKAMFGLSSDVEASMEVFFRSLHPDEHDRLQEMIQVVLDSSSGGSFDTEYRTIGIEDRVERWLKAKGQAYYDAGGKPLRFSGMVLNITEQKQAEAQKEKLFQQEQTAREAAERANRTKDQFLAILSHELRTPLNPILGWASILQSPNVSAEKLQIGLTTIERNAKQQVQLIEDLLDISRIIRGQLSLSFAAIDLSEPIMAALETVNLAAQAKEIHIEVLLDSSVGQVRGDAGRLQQVIWNLVSNAIKFNFPGGRVTVQLTQIDRYAQIQVSDTGKGIESEFLPHVFELFQQQDSSTTRFYGGLGLGLAIARQIVEAHGGTITAASPGEGKGATFTLQLPLIPTTHSNNFDAFNQPTLNLENRRVIMVDDEPDSLELVKVILEEEGATVYSVSSATAALRLLTQSQFDLLISDIGMPEMDGYTLIRQVRGLPPQFNRDIPAIALTAYAGDTNRRKILIAGFQSHLEKPIEPQNLLDAIASVIIP from the coding sequence ATGACCTTTGAAGATCCTGTTGCCGCACCTGTGAATAAATTGGTTTTATCCGAAGAAGCCTTTTTCTTTGAGCGATCGCTCGATATGCTAACGGTGATTGGTCTAGATAGCCATTTTAAGCGGTTCAACCCTGTATTTATCAAAACTCTCGGTCATTCCCCAGCAGAATTATTAGCCCACCCTTTTATTGATTTTGTGCATCCAGACGACCACACCGCCACATTAGCAGAAATGGAGAAGTTAAAAGCAGGCGCACCCACACTCTATTTCGAGAATCGTTACCGGACGCAGGATGGGCGCTACCTATGGTTGGCATGGACAGCATCGCCGCAGCTTGACCAAGGGGTAATATACTGCGTTGCCCGTGACGTAACAGGGCAAAAACAGATGGAATCCGCCCTACGCGCAAGTGAGGAACGCTGGCAGTTGGCTCTTAGAGGTAGCAATGATGGCATCTGGGATTGGAATGTGCAAACCAATGAAACATTCTTCTCAGCCCGTTGGAAAACGATGTTGGGTTTTGAGGAGGAGGAAATTAGCAACCATTTGGACGAGTGGAAAAAGCGGGTACATCCTGAGGATATCGCTCAGGTAATACAGGTTATCCAAGAGCATTTTGAGCAGAAAACCCCCTTTTACATTTCCGAACACCGACTGCAATGCAAGGATGGCAGTTATAAATGGGTTCTAGATCGTGGTCAGGCAATCTGGAATGAAACTGGCGAGGTTTTGCGGATGGTGGGTTCTCACACCGACATTACAGAACGTCGGCAGTTGGAAGCTGCTTTACAACGTGCCAACCAGGAACTAGAACAGCGCGTTGCTGAACGCACTGCCCAGTTAGAACAGGTCAATGCGGCACTACGAGAAAGTGAGGAGCGCAACCAGTTGGCAATGGAAGTGGCGCGGATGTTTACCTTTGAATGGGAGCCAAACACCGATGCCGTCAAGCGATCGCCTCAATCTGCTGCTATTTTGGGGTTAAGTGCGATATCGGCAGAACATGATACAGGTACTGGTTATTTTCAACGAGTGCATCCTGATGATCGCGATCGCTTTCTAGCCGAATTACATGCACTAACACCCGAAAATAGTACTTACAAAATTACCTATCGAGTTGTGCGCCCAGATGGACAGATCCTCACCTTGGAGGAAAGTGGACGCGCCCTGTTTAAGGGGTCGGGACAGTTAACTAGGCTAATTGGGATCACGGCGGATGTGACCCAACGTAAACTACTAGAAGCGGAATTAGAAGCAAGTCGAGCAACTTTACACAGGCAACTGGCAGAAATTGAAACTATCTACCAGTCTGCCCCAATTGGGTTGAATGTCCTCGATCCTGAACTGCGTTTTGTGCGGATTAATCAAAAATTGGCAGAAATCAACGGTTTTTCTGTAGAAGAACACATCGGGCGGACAGTTAGAGAGTTATTGCCTGACATCGCAGATACTGCTGACAAGTTGCTGCGCCCCATCTTTGTAACAGGAGAAGCACTATTAAACGTAGAAATTCGTGGGGAAACTCCAGCACAACCAGGAGTAGAACGAATCTGGTTAGAAAGTTTTTTGCCGTTGAAAGAAGGCAATCGCGTGATTGGCATCAATACTGTTTGCGAAGAAATTACCGATCGCAAAAAGATAGAGGAAGCCCTACGGGAGAGTGAAGACCGTTTACGGATGGCAATCGCCTCTGCCGAATTAGGAACCTGGGATTGGAATTTAGTCACAGGGGAATTGAAATGGGATATTGCCTGTAAGGCAATGTTTGGTCTATCGTCTGATGTCGAAGCTAGCATGGAGGTGTTTTTTAGGAGCTTACATCCTGATGAGCACGATCGCCTCCAGGAAATGATTCAAGTAGTACTCGACTCATCATCGGGCGGTTCTTTTGACACTGAGTATCGAACTATCGGCATTGAGGATCGAGTTGAACGCTGGCTGAAGGCGAAAGGACAAGCTTATTATGATGCTGGGGGAAAACCGCTACGTTTTAGTGGTATGGTGCTGAACATTACCGAGCAAAAACAAGCCGAAGCCCAAAAAGAAAAATTATTCCAACAAGAACAAACAGCACGGGAAGCGGCAGAACGTGCCAACCGCACTAAAGATCAATTTCTGGCCATTCTTTCTCATGAACTGCGGACACCGCTTAACCCTATTTTGGGCTGGGCTAGCATACTTCAATCGCCCAATGTCAGTGCCGAAAAACTCCAAATCGGGTTAACCACCATCGAGCGCAATGCCAAGCAACAGGTGCAACTAATCGAGGATCTCCTAGATATTTCTCGCATCATCCGTGGACAACTTTCCCTGAGCTTTGCCGCTATCGATTTATCTGAGCCAATTATGGCAGCTTTGGAAACCGTGAATTTAGCCGCACAAGCTAAAGAAATTCACATTGAGGTGTTGCTTGACTCATCTGTGGGGCAGGTGAGAGGAGATGCAGGCAGGTTACAACAGGTGATCTGGAATTTAGTCTCGAATGCGATTAAATTTAATTTTCCAGGGGGACGAGTGACAGTGCAACTTACCCAAATTGACCGCTATGCACAAATTCAGGTAAGTGATACTGGCAAGGGCATTGAATCCGAATTTTTACCCCATGTATTTGAGTTATTCCAACAACAGGATAGTTCTACTACTCGTTTTTATGGCGGGTTGGGCTTAGGGTTAGCGATCGCCCGTCAGATTGTCGAAGCCCACGGTGGTACAATTACGGCTGCGAGTCCCGGCGAAGGAAAGGGGGCAACCTTTACCCTCCAGTTACCTTTGATACCTACTACCCACAGCAATAATTTTGATGCCTTCAACCAGCCAACACTAAATTTAGAGAATCGGCGTGTAATTATGGTAGACGATGAGCCTGATTCTCTAGAACTAGTGAAGGTGATTTTGGAGGAGGAAGGCGCGACTGTATATTCAGTCTCCTCCGCTACCGCAGCCCTACGTCTACTTACTCAATCTCAATTTGATTTACTCATCAGCGATATCGGGATGCCAGAAATGGACGGTTACACCTTGATTCGTCAGGTACGTGGTTTACCGCCTCAATTTAACCGAGATATTCCCGCGATCGCCCTCACCGCCTATGCAGGTGATACCAATCGGCGTAAAATCCTTATTGCTGGCTTTCAGTCCCATTTAGAAAAACCCATCGAACCGCAAAACCTCCTAGATGCGATCGCATCGGTTATTATTCCCTAG
- a CDS encoding SemiSWEET transporter, whose amino-acid sequence MDFVTILGIVAATLTTVAFLPQVWRTWKTKSAKDVSFIMLIAFMSGLVLWLIYGIILNALPIILANSITLVLNFIILWLKIKYR is encoded by the coding sequence ATGGATTTTGTGACAATTCTCGGCATAGTTGCCGCAACATTAACTACAGTTGCCTTTTTGCCGCAAGTGTGGCGAACGTGGAAAACAAAGTCAGCAAAAGATGTTTCTTTTATCATGCTGATTGCCTTTATGAGTGGTCTTGTTTTGTGGTTAATTTATGGAATTATTCTTAATGCTTTGCCAATTATTCTAGCTAATAGTATCACTTTAGTTTTAAATTTTATAATTTTATGGCTTAAAATTAAATATAGATAA
- a CDS encoding B12-binding domain-containing radical SAM protein: MTSSLFSSEHLLFTPATPENNAIPLIFAFPNEYTVGITSLGYQVVWATLAMRSDVQVSRLFTDTYEPLQRNPEIVGFSISWELDYVNILNLLESLSIPISTINRDDSHPIVFGGGPVLTANPEPFADFFDVILLGDGENLLGNLIDTYKEVRNASRETQLLALAQVPGIYVPSLYTVEYAAADGPISSIKPISAEVPAVVQKQTYRGNTLSASTVVTEKAAWENIFMVEVVRSCPEMCRFCLASYLTLPFRTASLEGSLIPAIEKGLQVTNRLGLLGASVTQHPEFTALLDYISQPKYDDVRLSIASVRTNTVTEQLAATLAKRDTRSLTIAVESGSEKVRQIVNKKLHNDEIIQAAVNAKAGGLSALKLYGMVGIPGEEPEDLDATVAMMRSIKKAAPGLRLTLGCSTFVPKAHTPFQWYGVNRQAEKRLQSLQKQLKPQGIDFRPESYNWSIIQALISRGDRRISQLLELTRNFGDSLGSYKRAFKQLKGQIPDLEFYVHSDWSSEQILPWSHLQGPLPQSTLLKHLAEATSHFRKELQPLN; this comes from the coding sequence GTGACATCTTCTTTGTTTAGCTCTGAACACCTGTTATTTACACCTGCTACACCAGAAAATAACGCCATACCACTGATATTTGCGTTTCCTAACGAATATACAGTGGGAATCACTAGCTTGGGTTATCAGGTAGTCTGGGCAACTTTAGCAATGCGTAGTGATGTCCAGGTTAGTCGATTATTTACTGATACTTACGAACCGTTACAAAGAAATCCAGAAATTGTTGGGTTCTCCATTTCTTGGGAACTAGATTATGTAAATATTCTCAATTTACTAGAATCTTTATCAATTCCCATCAGCACAATTAATCGTGATGATTCTCACCCCATAGTTTTCGGTGGAGGCCCTGTCCTTACAGCTAACCCAGAACCTTTTGCCGATTTTTTTGATGTCATTTTGTTAGGGGATGGAGAAAATTTATTAGGTAATTTAATTGATACTTATAAAGAAGTAAGAAATGCTTCTAGGGAAACTCAACTGCTAGCACTTGCACAAGTACCAGGAATTTATGTTCCTAGTTTGTATACGGTGGAGTATGCAGCAGCAGACGGGCCGATAAGTTCTATTAAACCAATTTCGGCAGAAGTTCCGGCAGTGGTGCAGAAGCAGACTTATCGGGGAAATACCTTATCAGCATCAACTGTAGTTACCGAAAAGGCGGCTTGGGAAAATATTTTCATGGTGGAAGTGGTGCGCAGTTGTCCAGAAATGTGCCGCTTTTGTTTAGCTAGTTACCTTACATTACCCTTTAGAACAGCTAGTTTAGAAGGTTCGTTAATTCCAGCGATTGAGAAAGGTTTACAGGTAACAAATCGTTTAGGATTATTGGGTGCTTCTGTAACTCAGCATCCAGAATTTACTGCCCTGCTAGATTATATTAGTCAGCCAAAGTATGATGATGTGCGCCTCAGTATTGCCTCAGTACGCACGAATACGGTAACAGAACAATTAGCGGCAACTTTAGCAAAAAGAGACACGCGATCGCTTACCATTGCTGTAGAAAGTGGTTCAGAAAAAGTCCGGCAAATCGTTAACAAAAAACTCCACAACGACGAAATCATTCAAGCCGCCGTCAATGCCAAAGCTGGTGGTTTGTCAGCCTTGAAACTCTACGGCATGGTAGGTATACCAGGAGAAGAACCAGAAGATTTAGACGCAACTGTAGCGATGATGCGGAGTATTAAAAAGGCTGCGCCAGGGTTACGGTTAACTTTGGGTTGTAGTACCTTCGTCCCTAAAGCCCACACACCGTTTCAATGGTATGGGGTGAATCGCCAAGCAGAAAAACGCTTACAGTCCTTACAGAAACAATTAAAACCTCAAGGGATAGATTTTCGCCCAGAAAGCTATAATTGGTCTATAATTCAGGCTTTAATATCCAGAGGCGATCGCCGTATTTCCCAACTACTTGAACTCACCCGCAACTTTGGCGACTCCTTGGGAAGTTACAAACGTGCCTTCAAACAACTCAAAGGTCAAATTCCTGACTTAGAATTTTACGTTCATAGCGATTGGTCAAGTGAGCAAATATTACCTTGGAGCCACTTGCAAGGGCCGCTACCACAGTCTACACTACTAAAGCATTTGGCTGAAGCCACTAGTCATTTCCGCAAAGAACTACAGCCATTAAATTAA
- a CDS encoding CPXCG motif-containing cysteine-rich protein, translated as MQNTAEFYCAYCGEPNLTFIDLSAGGQQSYVEDCQVCCRPNILYVRVDEDTLDIEIDTEYEG; from the coding sequence ATGCAAAATACAGCTGAATTTTACTGTGCCTATTGTGGGGAACCCAACCTAACTTTTATTGATTTAAGTGCAGGTGGACAACAATCTTATGTTGAAGATTGCCAAGTTTGTTGTCGTCCAAATATTTTGTATGTGAGAGTTGACGAAGATACCCTAGATATCGAAATTGATACAGAATATGAAGGCTAA
- a CDS encoding SRPBCC family protein, whose product MLHFQHSSVINASPEVVWKFHERPDILQLLTPPWQPVQVVRREGGLEVGAITEFKLFLGPVPLTWLARHTECEKYRLFTDTQISGPFESWIHRHRFESENGKTKLTDDISYVMPGGDTVEFIGGWLVQAQLEAMFRYRHFVTKRECE is encoded by the coding sequence ATGCTGCACTTTCAACATTCCTCAGTTATTAATGCTTCACCGGAAGTAGTTTGGAAATTCCACGAAAGACCGGATATTTTGCAACTACTGACACCGCCTTGGCAACCAGTGCAAGTAGTTCGCCGGGAAGGAGGGTTAGAAGTAGGCGCAATTACAGAGTTTAAGTTATTTCTTGGCCCTGTTCCCTTAACTTGGTTAGCTCGTCATACTGAATGTGAAAAATATCGCTTGTTTACCGATACACAAATATCTGGGCCTTTTGAATCTTGGATACATCGCCATCGATTTGAATCAGAAAATGGTAAAACCAAGCTGACTGATGATATTTCCTATGTTATGCCCGGTGGAGATACCGTAGAGTTTATAGGCGGCTGGCTAGTACAAGCACAATTAGAAGCAATGTTTCGCTATCGCCATTTTGTAACTAAACGGGAATGTGAGTAG
- a CDS encoding M16 family metallopeptidase: MSASSIWYRYRFYVFLLCISLVTVLSSSNQPAESQYRTTLSRDNSQTILVANNPHQFQVTENVHKTLLDNGLTVLIKEVNTVPVVSVQVWYKFGSRHEKPGDNGIAHQLEHMMFKGTQSRPIQFGTLFSALGSDSNAFTSYDQTAYYGTVEREKLKALLVLEADRMQNAVIDVEKLASEKRVVISELQGYENSPEYRLNRAVMQAVFPNHPYGLPVGGIKADVEKFQVEQVQKYYQNYYSPDNAVLTIVGDCQAEKTLAMVKEIFGNIPKRQQSIVNSQQSTVNSQQSIVNSQQSTVNSQQSIVNSQQSTVNSPIVLREPGGAGLLQVIYPLPQVTHPDIPALEVVDYILTEGRNSRLYQALVESGLASDVDASVGGLREAGWYELLVTADPDQDLGKIDSVLKGAIANLSRTGVKAEELARAKRQLEAGIILSNRTITDQATQLGNDETTAGDYRFTDYYLAAIRQVQSQDVVRVVNKYLQKSQRKVGIFTPTSYQQKEINSKKQAHQTQENLTSGSSVASSEVMKYLPSLEPTDTTEHKSSTRLPQQFTVANGLQVFLLPDKSTPTVTLSGYIKAGTEFDPDGQAGLASLVADSLMSGTKSKNASTLAKVLDDRGITLDFAAYRNGMRIQGDSLAEDFPVVIKTLADTLKNSSFPQKELELNRQQALTSLKMELDDPAEVARRIFLQSIYPKKHPLHDFPTVESLRKIRRQHVIAFNQKYYRPDTTVLVLVGDFEPTQVRSQIEAEFANWHANGELPSIKYPQVPLPKTITRVNPVLPGKTQAITYIGYTGIKRQDPRFYAAQVLNQILGGDTLSSRLGSEVRDRQGLTYGIYSDFLAEKDFGTFWIEMQTSPEDTNKAITSTQKVLAQINQEGVTALEVDTAKRTLIGNYNVSLADPEELTHKILMNHVYGLDKSELHSYNQKIEQVTLAEVNQAARELLHPEQVVVVTVGPSMVARQGVK; this comes from the coding sequence ATGTCTGCATCGTCTATCTGGTACCGTTACCGTTTTTATGTTTTCTTGTTATGTATTTCTTTAGTGACAGTATTATCTTCTAGTAATCAGCCTGCTGAAAGCCAATATAGAACTACATTGAGTCGAGACAATTCCCAAACAATATTAGTGGCAAATAATCCCCATCAATTTCAAGTTACAGAAAATGTCCACAAGACATTGCTGGACAATGGTTTAACCGTATTAATTAAAGAAGTAAATACTGTACCAGTTGTAAGTGTACAGGTGTGGTACAAATTTGGTTCGCGCCACGAAAAACCAGGAGACAACGGCATAGCCCATCAACTAGAACACATGATGTTCAAAGGTACACAAAGCCGTCCTATCCAATTTGGCACTTTATTTAGTGCATTAGGCAGCGACTCCAACGCCTTCACCAGCTACGACCAGACAGCATATTATGGCACAGTAGAACGAGAAAAGCTCAAAGCGTTGCTAGTGCTGGAAGCAGACAGAATGCAAAATGCGGTCATTGATGTAGAGAAACTAGCCAGTGAGAAGCGAGTAGTAATTTCTGAATTACAAGGTTACGAAAATAGCCCAGAATACCGCCTCAATCGTGCAGTCATGCAAGCCGTGTTTCCCAATCATCCTTATGGCTTACCTGTAGGCGGGATTAAAGCAGATGTAGAAAAATTCCAAGTTGAGCAAGTACAAAAATATTATCAAAACTATTACAGTCCTGATAACGCCGTCTTAACAATTGTCGGCGACTGCCAAGCCGAAAAAACCTTGGCAATGGTAAAAGAGATATTTGGTAATATACCTAAGCGTCAACAGTCAATAGTCAACAGTCAACAGTCAACAGTCAATAGTCAACAGTCAATAGTCAATAGTCAACAGTCAACAGTCAATAGTCAACAGTCAATAGTCAATAGTCAACAGTCAACAGTCAACAGTCCCATTGTTTTACGCGAACCAGGAGGTGCGGGACTATTGCAAGTGATTTACCCATTACCACAGGTGACTCACCCAGATATACCAGCTTTGGAAGTTGTAGACTATATCTTAACCGAGGGGCGCAATTCTCGGCTGTACCAAGCATTGGTAGAATCGGGTTTAGCTAGTGATGTGGACGCTTCGGTTGGTGGTTTGCGGGAGGCTGGCTGGTATGAGTTGTTGGTGACGGCAGATCCAGACCAAGATTTAGGTAAAATTGATTCTGTATTGAAGGGGGCGATCGCAAATCTTTCCCGCACTGGTGTAAAAGCGGAGGAATTAGCCAGAGCTAAAAGGCAGTTAGAAGCTGGCATTATTTTGAGTAACCGCACCATAACTGACCAAGCCACGCAGTTAGGTAATGATGAGACAACGGCTGGTGATTATCGTTTTACTGACTATTATTTAGCCGCTATTAGGCAGGTACAATCACAAGATGTAGTGCGTGTAGTTAACAAATACTTACAGAAATCTCAACGAAAAGTAGGTATTTTTACACCAACATCCTATCAGCAAAAAGAAATTAATAGTAAAAAACAAGCACACCAAACACAAGAGAATCTTACTAGTGGCTCATCTGTGGCATCATCGGAGGTGATGAAGTATTTACCATCTCTCGAACCAACAGATACAACTGAGCATAAGTCTTCAACACGTTTACCACAGCAGTTTACTGTAGCTAATGGCTTACAAGTATTTTTACTACCTGATAAAAGTACACCCACTGTTACCTTGAGTGGATATATCAAAGCTGGTACGGAATTTGATCCAGATGGGCAAGCTGGGTTAGCCTCTTTAGTAGCAGATAGCTTGATGAGCGGTACTAAGAGTAAAAATGCCTCTACTCTGGCTAAAGTTCTAGATGATAGGGGTATTACTTTAGATTTTGCTGCATACCGTAATGGAATGCGAATCCAAGGGGATAGTTTGGCTGAAGATTTTCCGGTGGTGATTAAGACATTAGCGGATACGCTGAAAAATAGTTCATTCCCCCAAAAAGAACTGGAACTGAATCGCCAACAAGCTTTAACTTCCTTAAAAATGGAATTAGACGACCCCGCAGAAGTTGCTAGAAGGATATTTTTACAATCAATTTATCCTAAAAAACATCCTCTGCATGATTTCCCGACGGTGGAGAGTTTACGCAAGATTCGCCGTCAACATGTGATTGCTTTTAATCAAAAATATTATCGTCCAGATACTACCGTGTTGGTGCTAGTAGGAGATTTTGAACCTACCCAAGTGCGATCGCAAATTGAGGCAGAGTTTGCTAATTGGCACGCTAATGGAGAACTACCAAGTATAAAATATCCCCAAGTACCCTTACCAAAAACTATCACAAGGGTAAATCCTGTCCTTCCTGGGAAAACTCAAGCTATTACTTACATCGGTTATACAGGTATTAAACGCCAAGATCCAAGATTTTACGCCGCGCAAGTGTTAAACCAAATTTTGGGAGGAGATACCCTATCTAGTAGATTAGGTTCAGAAGTACGCGATCGCCAAGGTTTAACTTACGGCATTTATAGCGACTTTTTAGCTGAAAAAGACTTTGGCACATTTTGGATTGAAATGCAAACCAGTCCTGAAGACACGAATAAAGCGATAACTAGTACCCAAAAAGTGCTTGCACAAATTAACCAAGAAGGTGTAACCGCATTAGAAGTAGACACAGCCAAACGTACATTGATTGGTAACTATAATGTTTCTTTGGCAGACCCAGAAGAATTAACCCATAAAATTTTAATGAATCATGTCTATGGGTTAGATAAGAGCGAACTGCACTCTTATAATCAAAAAATTGAGCAAGTAACCCTAGCCGAAGTCAATCAAGCAGCCCGTGAGTTACTTCACCCAGAACAAGTGGTAGTGGTAACAGTTGGGCCTTCTATGGTAGCCAGACAAGGTGTTAAGTAA
- a CDS encoding VOC family protein, with protein MHHASIRTANIHRAIAFYEILGFTVCERFTTGYTLACWMEGLGGRIELIQIPEPKPAPDAFADEHYVGYYHLSFDLTQTTPDLPSWLTNLQERVYEVAELSPLKILLEPTQQQIGDRIFEVAFIADTDGLPLEFIRVLSKIN; from the coding sequence ATGCACCACGCCTCTATTCGGACTGCGAATATCCATCGAGCGATCGCCTTTTACGAGATACTAGGTTTTACAGTTTGTGAACGCTTCACAACAGGCTATACCCTAGCTTGCTGGATGGAAGGACTAGGCGGCAGAATTGAACTCATCCAAATACCTGAACCAAAACCAGCCCCAGATGCTTTTGCAGATGAGCATTATGTGGGTTATTATCACTTGTCGTTTGATTTAACCCAAACTACACCAGATTTACCTAGTTGGTTGACAAATTTACAAGAACGTGTATATGAAGTTGCAGAATTATCACCTCTGAAAATTCTTTTAGAGCCGACACAGCAGCAAATAGGCGATCGCATTTTTGAAGTGGCTTTTATTGCCGACACCGATGGTTTACCACTAGAATTTATCAGAGTTTTAAGTAAAATTAATTAA
- a CDS encoding TIGR02652 family protein, with protein MNPGLQYPIFGPDIQCPHCRQTIPALTLTDTYLCPRHGAFEANPKNGELVHLQSGRHWRRWNNEWYRQHTHPDGIRFEIHEALDKLYTQGYRATKVIIAKRYQELMSGYLERSTPWRSGQPETSSARLYGLPVEFSPDSSEDPCWEVINFDLDKEPGVPVRYPYFRLFE; from the coding sequence ATGAATCCAGGCTTGCAGTACCCTATATTTGGCCCTGATATACAGTGTCCCCATTGTCGCCAAACGATTCCGGCGCTGACACTGACTGATACCTATTTGTGTCCCCGTCATGGCGCTTTTGAAGCTAATCCCAAAAATGGAGAATTAGTTCATCTACAATCTGGTCGCCATTGGCGGAGATGGAATAACGAATGGTATCGACAGCATACTCATCCCGATGGTATTCGGTTTGAAATCCACGAAGCCTTAGATAAGCTATACACCCAAGGGTATCGAGCTACAAAGGTAATTATTGCCAAGCGTTATCAGGAATTGATGAGTGGTTATTTAGAACGCAGCACTCCTTGGCGTTCTGGACAACCGGAAACCTCATCGGCAAGATTATACGGCTTACCTGTAGAATTTAGTCCCGACTCATCAGAAGACCCCTGTTGGGAAGTGATTAATTTCGATTTGGATAAAGAACCGGGTGTTCCTGTGCGCTACCCTTATTTCAGATTATTTGAATAA